The Plectropomus leopardus isolate mb unplaced genomic scaffold, YSFRI_Pleo_2.0 unplaced_scaffold17959, whole genome shotgun sequence genomic sequence AGTcatgctgtatgtgtgtatgctaCAGCAGCATGTGTGTCAGTGAGTTGTGTTCATATTAGCAACTGCAGGCCCTTGTTGTGACCCCTATGGCTGTGACCTCTGATGATGACATCTGTACTGACACAACCGGTAGGAAGCTACATACGAGAACAATATACACACGCTTATATcctacatacacatatacacactccTGCTCTTAACCTTAAGTTACCCTGATGGCAGCATGCAGCCcagatgaaataaaacaaagaaatttaaTCTGGGAGTAACATGAGACAGGCTTTCACATGCTGTGCATCTGGTTTACTGTTCACCTGTGAACATTCAGAGGGGACCTACTGCAAACTCCTTAGGTGTGTGTCCTTGTATTGAGCATTTAAAGCCCCCCTGTCACAAGGGTGATGGATGGAGGGCTGGAAAGTAAAAAGGAAGTGTAACTCTGTGTTCGATTTTTTACAAGTTGAGAGAGTGAAAGGATACAGGGTTGTTCAGCCTGTCGTAGCGGTCTGGGGTCACATGACAAACATGTCGCCTTGGCATCAGTGATCAGGAACACTAGGTTGGTGTTTGGCAGCTTCTCGGCACGATACATCCTAGAAAGcacacacagatgtaaacaGTGTAAACAATAATCATAAAGTAGTATAGCTGCGATGTAAGGATGCACAAATGTACATGCAGTAACAATATATTGTATTTGCAAAGAGTTCACACTGCATACATGCACATAAGTTGTGCACATATATACGCAACGAtgcctcttctctcctcctggGACTGGCTTTTTATGGTAGTCATAAGAGTTTCTGTGTCTACAGTCGTTAACGCTGGGGGGTAAAGCAGCAGACACGTGGGACTCATAACACCCAGTAATTACAGCCATATTTAACCCCCTCCGACAGCCCAAACTGACACAAAAGGAGGACAGAGCAAAGTGGATGTGCAGTGGTCCGTGAATGTGTGTATTAGTGAGTTTGAAATACAGCCAGAgagcaaaggaagaaaaacagataaaagagcTTTTGTGCTTCCCTCTGCAATTCCGGTCACTGACAGATCAAGGTAATCTGCGACCGATCAGAACTCAtcagaaaacagctgcctgaAATCATGctggaaaacagagagaggccAGGAAACTAACACCATTCTGGACCCATCCCTGCAGACCATTAAACAGAAGGATGTTCAGGAAGAAGATAGCATAAGAGGCGGAAAATCTTAAATAAAGCAACCCACGCCCAAGGCTGATCCTATGTGTGACCGGTGTAGGCAAGCACCAGCCACTCTTTCATTTCAGTTCTATtcaattcaactttatttatgtttcatgttttggttttgtccaAAACTTAGCAATTTCTGGCAAggaatttttaaaactaaataaaactttttcagatgttttcaaagtactCGTAGAGCTTTCAGCTACTACTGCTGTATTTGGAGTCGCTCCAAAAAATGTGCATCTTAGTCATCGGGCAAAGAATGATATAGCCTGGTGGGTGGGGGGATCTGGTGgtacatactgtacttttcTTTTCCAATAATATCAGTGATAAATGTATTTCTATGACtctaaatgttgataaaaccttgagcaaaaaataaataaataaataacacgtCCTGTTTACAGTATGAGTGGACAGAGCCACTGAAATGGGAGCACATGCAGATCTGTACACACATGACGAAAACACCCACATACCTGGAACAGTTTCCGCAGTCTAGGACACCTGAGTAGGATCTTTCATCATTGTCAAAGAAGTATTGAGTCTGCTCTGTGATGCAGCTTTCTTTAAACATGGCATCTGGTATGTCATCATCTGCTGACTCCACTGGAAATAAGAGACAGATTTGATGAAGACAAACATTGGAAAGGATTAGTGAGAGAGCAGAGGGGATTAAACTGTCGCAAATGAAGATAGGTCGCCAAAGACTGTTTCTCATCCAAACAAGGCTGACAGCTACATTTAACACAGTCGCAGCATTTGTTTCTCACCTGCTTCTAGAAGGTCGGGGAACATGAGACCAAAAAAGAGCTGCTGGAGTATCGACCTAGAcaccagagaaagaaaaaaacaaagt encodes the following:
- the LOC121964967 gene encoding voltage-dependent calcium channel subunit alpha-2/delta-1-like, with translation MINLVNTSLYSYNKTYDYQSVCDPEKDSKAAAGPRSIYVPTIADLLSIGWWASSAAWSILQQLFFGLMFPDLLEAVESADDDIPDAMFKESCITEQTQYFFDNDERSYSGVLDCGNCSRMYRAEKLPNTNLVFLITDAKATCLSCDPRPLRQAEQPSEGPDPCELAQNPRHRKGPDVCFDNNEN